A genomic segment from Glycine soja cultivar W05 chromosome 18, ASM419377v2, whole genome shotgun sequence encodes:
- the LOC114396028 gene encoding senescence associated gene 20-like, with product MFTCVPELANSQSQECLEEYVERNTRVVTELYKALTSKDPETLHGLVTQDLEWWFHGPPCHRHHLVPWLTGSSPSSKALVPQHMVGFGPVVIAEGFDDDHLVWWVHAWTVTADGLITQVKEYVNTSVTVTLLSQQVLPNASKCQCIWQSRLCDESVPGLILPI from the coding sequence ATGTTTACTTGTGTTCCGGAGCTGGCTAACTCACAATCACAAGAATGCTTGGAGGAATATGTGGAACGCAACACGAGAGTGGTCACAGAGTTATACAAAGCCCTAACCTCCAAAGACCCCGAGACGCTCCATGGGCTTGTGACCCAAGACTTGGAGTGGTGGTTCCACGGCCCACCATGCCATCGGCACCACTTGGTCCCCTGGCTCACGGGCTCCTCACCCTCCTCAAAGGCTTTGGTTCCACAACACATGGTGGGCTTTGGGCCAGTGGTAATTGCTGAAGGGTTTGATGATGACCATTTGGTGTGGTGGGTGCACGCGTGGACCGTCACTGCTGATGGGCTCATAACTCAGGTCAAAGAGTATGTGAACACTTCCGTGACCGTGACTCTTTTATCACAACAAGTGCTTCCAAATGCTTCCAAGTGTCAATGCATTTGGCAGAGTAGGCTTTGTGATGAATCTGTGCCTGGACTTATTCTGCCAATCTAG
- the LOC114394620 gene encoding wound-induced protein 1-like yields MGYNHSFTMKIIPGSKAEPEKFSGTVTEHENRNRETVKLVYKALLRDGDTEKLAKVVRAELEWWYHGPPHCQHMMKVLTGESTTAQKAFKFRPRRIRAVGDRVVVEGWEGAGEYWVHVWRFKHGIITQLREYFNTLITVVHRVSEDGDEARLWRSTNRVRVRVHGSLPDLVLSI; encoded by the coding sequence ATGGGCTACAACCATTCTTTCACCATGAAGATCATCCCCGGCAGCAAGGCCGAGCCGGAGAAATTCTCCGGCACGGTCACGGAACACGAAAACCGCAACCGGGAGACGGTAAAATTGGTGTACAAGGCATTACTGCGTGATGGCGACACGGAGAAGCTTGCGAAGGTGGTGAGGGCAGAGTTGGAATGGTGGTACCACGGGCCTCCTCACTGCCAGCACATGATGAAAGTGTTGACCGGCGAGTCAACGACGGCACAAAAGGCCTTCAAGTTTAGGCCTCGGAGGATCAGGGCCGTCGGTGACCGCGTGGTGGTTGAAGGGTGGGAGGGGGCGGGAGAGTACTGGGTGCACGTGTGGAGGTTCAAGCACGGGATCATTACTCAGCTGCGTGAGTACTTTAACACGTTGATCACGGTGGTGCATCGGGTTTCGGAGGACGGCGATGAGGCTCGCTTGTGGCGGAGCACCAACCGAGTTCGGGTTCGGGTTCACGGGTCGTTGCCGGATCTTGTGCTTTCCATTTGA